The Tepidibacter aestuarii genome contains a region encoding:
- the glyS gene encoding glycine--tRNA ligase subunit beta, producing the protein MNKYLLFEIGCEEIPARFMDSSLRQLKENSKKFLNENRINFEDIKTYGTPRRLTLIIEGLADNQDDLEEEIKGPAKRIAFDDNNEPTKPLQGFMRSKGLNVEDLYFKVAGKEEYIFAKLKEEGKNTEDVLKNILPDLIKSINYPKAMKWGGKQLRFTRPIRWIVSIYNGEVLDFEIEGIKSSNITRGHRFLGKESITVNSVDEYLDELRKNYVILDQNERKEIIRKQCIEVANSLNGQVLMDEDLLNEVTYLLEYPTAFYGEFEKDYLKLPKEVLITPMKEHQRYFPVLKEDKELLPNFITVRNGTDYKIENVKKGNEKVLEARLADAQFFYKEDTKIELEKYIEKLKNVVFQEQLGTIYDKTSRIEELSKKLASEFGYEQEIDNTIRAAKICKADLVTNMVFEFTELQGVMGREYAKVSGENDIVADAIFEHYLPRFSGDILPTTNPGTVIAIADKMDSIAGFFAIGIQPTGSQDPYALRRQALGIINILMDKKINVSLKSIIDYALVNYENLEFDKEKVSLEILEFFNQRIKNIFSEMGIRYDVIDAVISSHIDDVSDMYNRAKELNMWINRDEIIEILTAFNRVSTLAQKAESSEIKEEYLQANEEKVLYDEFKKVKDAVKSSIDKKEYSKALDEFTVLKSPIDNLFDTVMIMDKDENIKNNRLALLKQVYDTMLLICDLSKIVYK; encoded by the coding sequence ATGAACAAATATCTTTTATTTGAAATTGGATGTGAAGAAATTCCTGCAAGGTTTATGGATAGTTCTTTAAGACAATTAAAAGAAAATTCGAAAAAATTCTTAAATGAGAATAGAATAAACTTTGAAGATATAAAAACTTATGGAACACCAAGAAGACTTACTTTGATAATAGAGGGTCTAGCTGATAACCAAGATGATTTAGAAGAAGAAATAAAAGGACCTGCAAAGAGAATAGCTTTTGATGATAATAATGAACCCACAAAACCTCTTCAAGGTTTTATGAGAAGTAAAGGATTAAATGTAGAGGATCTATATTTTAAGGTTGCAGGTAAGGAAGAATACATATTCGCTAAATTAAAAGAAGAAGGAAAAAATACAGAAGATGTATTAAAGAATATTCTTCCTGATTTGATAAAATCTATAAATTACCCAAAAGCTATGAAGTGGGGCGGTAAACAATTAAGATTTACAAGACCTATTAGATGGATAGTATCTATATACAATGGAGAGGTACTTGATTTTGAAATAGAGGGAATAAAATCATCTAATATTACAAGAGGACATAGATTCTTAGGAAAAGAAAGTATAACTGTAAATTCAGTTGATGAGTATTTAGATGAACTTAGAAAAAATTATGTAATACTTGATCAAAATGAAAGAAAAGAAATTATAAGAAAGCAATGTATAGAAGTTGCAAATTCATTAAATGGACAAGTTCTAATGGATGAAGATTTATTAAATGAGGTTACTTATTTACTTGAATATCCAACTGCCTTTTATGGAGAATTTGAAAAAGACTATTTAAAACTTCCAAAGGAAGTTTTAATAACGCCTATGAAGGAGCATCAAAGATATTTCCCTGTACTAAAAGAAGATAAAGAATTATTACCTAACTTTATAACCGTTAGAAACGGTACTGATTATAAAATTGAAAATGTTAAAAAGGGAAATGAAAAAGTTTTAGAAGCAAGACTTGCTGATGCACAATTCTTCTATAAAGAAGATACTAAAATTGAGCTTGAAAAATATATAGAAAAGCTTAAAAATGTAGTATTCCAAGAACAATTAGGAACTATATATGATAAGACTTCAAGAATAGAGGAATTATCTAAAAAACTAGCTTCAGAATTTGGATATGAACAAGAAATAGACAATACTATAAGAGCTGCAAAAATATGTAAGGCTGATTTGGTTACTAATATGGTATTTGAGTTTACAGAGCTTCAAGGTGTTATGGGAAGGGAGTATGCTAAGGTGTCTGGTGAGAATGATATAGTAGCTGATGCTATATTCGAACACTATCTTCCTAGATTCTCGGGTGATATACTACCTACTACTAATCCTGGAACTGTTATAGCCATAGCCGATAAGATGGATTCAATAGCAGGATTTTTTGCAATAGGAATACAGCCTACAGGATCTCAAGATCCATATGCTCTGAGAAGACAGGCTCTAGGTATAATTAATATATTAATGGATAAAAAGATTAATGTGAGCCTAAAAAGTATAATCGATTATGCTTTAGTGAATTATGAAAACTTAGAATTTGATAAAGAAAAAGTTAGTCTAGAAATATTAGAATTCTTTAATCAAAGAATAAAAAATATATTCAGTGAAATGGGTATAAGATATGATGTTATAGATGCTGTTATTAGCTCTCATATAGATGATGTATCTGATATGTACAATAGAGCAAAAGAGCTTAATATGTGGATAAACAGAGATGAAATAATAGAAATATTAACTGCTTTCAATAGAGTATCTACTTTAGCTCAAAAAGCTGAGTCAAGCGAAATAAAAGAAGAATATCTACAAGCTAATGAAGAAAAAGTTTTATATGATGAGTTTAAAAAAGTAAAAGATGCTGTTAAATCATCTATAGATAAAAAAGAATATTCTAAGGCTTTAGACGAATTCACTGTACTTAAAAGTCCTATTGACAATCTATTTGATACTGTAATGATTATGGACAAAGATGAAAATATTAAAAATAATAGATTAGCTTTATTAAAACAAGTATATGATACTATGCTTTTAATATGTGACCTTTCAAAAATAGTATATAAATAA
- the glyQ gene encoding glycine--tRNA ligase subunit alpha, giving the protein MNFQNMILSLQEYWSKQGCIVMNPYDVEKGAGTMSPYTFLKSLGPEPWKVCYVEPSRRPTDARYGENPNRLYQHHQFQVILKPSPDNVQELYLESLKAIGINPQEHDIRFVEDNWEAAAVGAWGLGWEVWLDGMEVTQFTYFQQVGNIDCELESAELTYGLERLAMYIQEKDDVYDLQWNDELTYRDIFQKAEYEHSVYSFEEGNTDMMFEHFNAYEEEAKKLLEKGLVQPAYDYILKCSHTFNVLDARGAIGVSERASFIAKVRNMAKMVANTYVKQREEMGYPLLKKGGK; this is encoded by the coding sequence ATGAATTTTCAAAATATGATACTTTCTCTGCAAGAGTATTGGTCAAAGCAAGGCTGTATAGTAATGAATCCTTATGATGTAGAAAAGGGAGCAGGAACTATGAGCCCTTATACATTTTTGAAATCACTTGGTCCTGAACCTTGGAAGGTTTGTTATGTAGAACCTTCAAGAAGACCGACAGATGCAAGATATGGAGAAAATCCTAATAGATTATATCAACATCACCAGTTTCAAGTAATACTTAAGCCATCACCAGATAACGTACAAGAGCTGTACTTAGAGAGTTTAAAGGCTATAGGAATAAATCCGCAAGAACACGATATAAGATTTGTAGAAGACAACTGGGAAGCAGCTGCTGTTGGAGCTTGGGGACTTGGTTGGGAAGTGTGGCTTGATGGTATGGAAGTAACTCAATTTACATATTTTCAACAAGTTGGTAATATAGATTGTGAACTTGAATCAGCAGAACTTACTTATGGGCTTGAAAGACTTGCTATGTATATTCAAGAAAAAGATGATGTTTATGATCTTCAATGGAATGATGAATTAACTTATAGAGATATATTCCAAAAGGCAGAATATGAGCATTCTGTTTATAGTTTTGAAGAAGGAAATACTGATATGATGTTTGAACACTTCAATGCTTATGAAGAAGAAGCTAAAAAATTATTAGAAAAAGGCTTAGTTCAACCAGCATATGATTATATATTAAAATGTTCTCATACATTCAATGTATTGGATGCAAGAGGGGCTATTGGTGTAAGTGAAAGAGCGTCATTTATAGCAAAAGTTAGAAATATGGCAAAAATGGTTGCAAATACTTACGTTAAGCAAAGAGAAGAAATGGGATACCCTCTTTTAAAGAAAGGAGGAAAATAA
- a CDS encoding DUF4342 domain-containing protein produces the protein MEITLEKIDQIMDRMNVGYEKAKEALENSNGDVIEALVYLEKKEGNVFKGINEKSNEMMEKLKEILKKGNITRVMLEKDGDVLLNMPVTAGAIGLVLGPIAAIVGVSAAVVGKYKIKIVKTDGETVDINDMTQESFNDIKEKTQESFNDIKEKMNFNKSDNKDITDDIMKEESQETGNELDK, from the coding sequence ATGGAAATAACACTTGAAAAAATTGATCAAATTATGGACAGAATGAATGTAGGATATGAAAAGGCTAAAGAAGCACTAGAAAATTCAAATGGAGATGTTATAGAGGCTTTAGTTTATCTTGAAAAAAAAGAAGGAAATGTATTTAAGGGAATAAACGAAAAAAGTAATGAAATGATGGAAAAATTAAAGGAAATTCTTAAAAAAGGAAATATAACTAGAGTTATGCTTGAAAAAGATGGAGATGTTCTACTTAATATGCCTGTAACAGCAGGAGCAATTGGGTTAGTATTAGGGCCTATAGCTGCAATAGTAGGTGTATCTGCTGCTGTTGTAGGGAAATATAAAATAAAAATAGTAAAAACAGATGGTGAAACTGTAGATATAAATGACATGACACAAGAATCATTTAATGATATAAAGGAAAAAACACAAGAATCATTTAATGATATAAAAGAGAAAATGAATTTTAATAAATCTGACAATAAAGATATTACGGATGATATAATGAAAGAAGAATCTCAGGAAACAGGTAATGAACTTGACAAATAA
- the recO gene encoding DNA repair protein RecO → MFINTDGIVLKSIKYEESDAIVVIFARKLGKISALAKGARRPKSTLLSGTQVFSYSNFSIRRNGNMYKLNQCEVKQSFYNLSYNIDTLAHASYISSLVEQNIFENQTNNRLFDLLLKTLYLYSYDDANYQLITNIFELKLLDYIGYKPSVLKCTNCGNNNLNKGKFSITEGGMLCNGCIDVDKYSIKIDPTTINLIEYILKNDIVICNKIRVSKYILNQLDNVLKKYLMTHIENLNLKSLNFLENLKG, encoded by the coding sequence ATGTTCATAAATACAGATGGGATAGTACTGAAGTCGATTAAATATGAAGAATCAGATGCTATAGTAGTTATATTTGCAAGAAAGCTTGGAAAAATTTCAGCACTTGCAAAAGGTGCTAGAAGACCAAAGAGCACATTGTTATCAGGAACACAAGTATTTTCATATTCTAATTTTTCTATTAGAAGAAATGGGAATATGTATAAATTAAATCAATGTGAAGTAAAACAGAGCTTCTATAACTTATCTTATAATATAGATACTTTAGCTCATGCTAGCTATATTAGTTCATTGGTTGAACAAAATATATTTGAGAATCAAACTAATAATAGGTTGTTTGATTTATTATTAAAGACACTGTACTTATATTCATATGACGATGCTAACTATCAATTAATAACAAATATATTTGAGCTTAAACTTTTAGATTATATAGGATATAAGCCCAGTGTTTTAAAATGTACAAATTGTGGTAATAATAACTTAAATAAAGGAAAGTTTAGTATAACAGAAGGTGGTATGCTATGCAATGGGTGTATAGATGTAGATAAGTATAGTATAAAAATTGATCCAACAACCATAAACTTAATAGAGTACATATTAAAAAATGATATAGTAATATGTAACAAAATAAGGGTATCAAAATATATACTAAATCAGTTAGATAATGTTTTAAAAAAATATTTAATGACTCATATAGAAAATTTAAATTTGAAATCATTAAATTTTCTTGAAAATTTAAAAGGGTAA
- the mgtE gene encoding magnesium transporter, with the protein MNKNEILFQEIIVQVNALIDSEKIVDLNEYIEELHPRDISEILVDLQEEKKIKLFEILPLEVAAKVLDDLDSDLFTTILSKISIDHKKRILDLMSQDDMVDILSDLSEEKRHEIINLLDNELAQDIKELLVYDEDSAGGIMTTDFVVLSKDITCYEAIEYLRENAPDAETIYYVYVVDKNDKLVGVISLRELIVSKPNTIIEDIMSEKVIDVNVNDDQEEVANIVSKYDLLAIPVTDINGKIRGIITVDDIIDVIQEEATEDIYKFAGTSEAESEYLEDIKFFPKVISAVKARLPWLLITLIGGTLSARILGKYESTIQAYAAVSFFMPLLTGMGGNVGTQSSTLTVRGLATGHIDQKNAVKTISQEMSIGLSVGLICSLIICVVAYLWIGDFKLGVVVGIAMAANMLTAATIGTLVPIVFKRLGVDPAVASAPFISTTLDITGLTIYFTLTTALLLKFS; encoded by the coding sequence ATGAACAAAAATGAAATTTTATTTCAAGAAATAATAGTTCAGGTTAACGCATTGATAGACAGTGAAAAAATAGTAGATTTAAATGAATATATAGAGGAACTTCATCCCCGAGATATATCGGAAATATTAGTAGATTTACAAGAAGAAAAAAAAATAAAATTATTTGAGATACTTCCATTAGAAGTTGCAGCTAAGGTGCTTGATGATTTAGATTCTGACCTGTTCACAACTATATTATCAAAAATTAGCATAGATCATAAAAAGAGAATACTAGATCTTATGTCTCAAGATGATATGGTTGATATATTAAGTGATTTATCAGAGGAAAAAAGACATGAGATAATAAATCTTTTAGATAATGAACTAGCTCAGGACATAAAAGAATTACTTGTATACGATGAAGATTCTGCCGGTGGTATAATGACTACAGACTTTGTCGTTTTGAGTAAGGATATTACATGTTATGAAGCTATAGAGTATTTAAGAGAAAATGCTCCAGATGCAGAAACAATATACTATGTATATGTAGTTGACAAGAATGATAAGCTTGTAGGAGTTATTTCTTTAAGAGAGCTTATTGTTTCAAAACCTAATACTATTATAGAAGATATAATGAGTGAAAAGGTAATTGATGTTAATGTAAATGACGATCAAGAAGAAGTTGCAAATATTGTATCAAAGTACGACCTTTTAGCGATTCCTGTAACAGATATAAATGGGAAGATAAGAGGTATAATAACTGTTGATGATATAATCGACGTTATACAAGAAGAAGCAACTGAAGATATATATAAATTTGCAGGAACATCTGAAGCTGAGAGCGAATACTTAGAAGATATTAAATTTTTTCCAAAAGTAATTTCTGCTGTAAAAGCAAGACTTCCATGGCTACTTATAACATTAATTGGAGGTACTTTGTCAGCTCGAATACTTGGAAAATACGAAAGTACAATACAGGCGTATGCAGCTGTATCGTTTTTTATGCCTCTTTTAACTGGAATGGGAGGAAATGTGGGAACTCAATCATCTACCCTGACTGTAAGAGGTCTAGCGACGGGTCATATAGACCAAAAGAATGCAGTTAAGACAATATCTCAAGAAATGAGTATTGGGCTTAGTGTGGGGCTTATATGCAGTCTTATAATATGTGTAGTGGCTTACTTATGGATAGGAGACTTTAAATTAGGAGTAGTTGTAGGCATAGCTATGGCAGCTAATATGCTAACTGCAGCTACAATAGGTACATTAGTACCTATTGTATTTAAAAGACTTGGTGTTGACCCAGCGGTTGCATCAGCTCCGTTTATTTCCACAACGCTTGATATAACTGGACTTACTATATACTTTACATTAACAACTGCTCTTTTACTAAAATTTTCTTAA
- the era gene encoding GTPase Era, protein MGFKSGFASIIGRPNVGKSTIMNKVVGEKIAIMSDKPQTTRNKVQSVLTTEDFQIVFLDTPGIHKPKNKLGEYMVKVATDTLNEVDVVLFVVDDSKTIGPGDRMIIEDLRKVKTPIVLVINKIDKLEKEELILLMKKYDEEGIFDEIVPISALKEGHLNSLVKTINKHLPQGPKYFPDDMITDQPERVLISELIREKVLHYVHEEVPHGVAVEVEQMKSREGGNIIDISAVIYCERDSHKGIIIGKNGRKLKGIGKSAREDIQKLLGSKVYLQTWVKVKSNWRNLENYISNFGYNNK, encoded by the coding sequence ATGGGTTTTAAATCAGGATTTGCAAGTATAATTGGAAGACCTAATGTAGGTAAATCTACAATTATGAATAAAGTTGTTGGAGAAAAAATAGCTATAATGAGTGATAAACCTCAAACGACTAGAAATAAAGTTCAATCAGTTTTAACTACTGAAGATTTTCAAATAGTCTTTTTAGATACACCTGGAATACATAAGCCAAAGAATAAATTGGGAGAGTATATGGTAAAGGTTGCAACAGATACTCTTAATGAGGTTGATGTAGTTTTATTTGTTGTTGATGATTCTAAGACTATAGGTCCTGGAGATAGAATGATTATAGAGGACTTAAGAAAGGTTAAAACACCTATAGTACTTGTTATAAATAAAATAGATAAGCTTGAAAAAGAAGAATTAATTCTTCTTATGAAAAAATATGATGAAGAAGGTATATTCGATGAAATAGTGCCTATATCTGCATTAAAAGAAGGTCATTTAAATTCATTAGTAAAGACTATAAATAAGCATTTACCTCAGGGACCTAAATATTTCCCTGATGATATGATAACAGATCAACCTGAAAGAGTATTAATTTCTGAGCTAATAAGAGAGAAAGTTCTACACTATGTTCATGAAGAAGTTCCTCATGGGGTTGCAGTTGAAGTTGAGCAAATGAAATCAAGAGAAGGTGGAAATATAATAGATATATCTGCTGTTATATACTGTGAAAGAGATTCACATAAGGGAATTATAATAGGTAAAAATGGAAGAAAACTAAAAGGAATAGGAAAGTCTGCAAGAGAAGATATTCAAAAACTTTTAGGTTCTAAGGTATATCTTCAAACTTGGGTTAAAGTTAAATCTAATTGGAGAAATCTAGAAAATTATATAAGTAATTTTGGATACAACAATAAATAA
- a CDS encoding cytidine deaminase — protein sequence MKKTKEEFKMDNKELLKIAEKAKENAYVPYSKFHVGAALLTKSGKVFTGCNVECASYGGTNCAERTAIFKAVSEGEREFEKIAITSDNIGETYPCGICRQVILEFGRDIKVVLGESEGEYRELSIEELIPYGFTGADLKK from the coding sequence ATAAAGAAAACTAAGGAGGAATTTAAAATGGATAATAAAGAATTATTAAAAATCGCAGAAAAGGCTAAGGAAAATGCATATGTTCCATATTCTAAATTTCATGTAGGAGCAGCTCTTTTGACTAAATCAGGCAAAGTTTTTACTGGATGCAATGTAGAATGTGCATCTTATGGAGGAACTAATTGTGCAGAAAGAACAGCAATATTTAAAGCTGTATCAGAAGGCGAAAGAGAGTTTGAAAAAATAGCAATAACTAGCGATAATATAGGCGAAACTTATCCGTGTGGAATATGTAGACAGGTTATATTAGAATTTGGAAGAGACATTAAAGTTGTATTAGGAGAGTCTGAAGGTGAGTATAGAGAATTATCTATAGAAGAATTGATTCCATACGGTTTCACAGGAGCAGACCTTAAAAAATAA